TCGTCTCGATGCATCTCCCAGTTGGGAATCAGACGTTCCCAAAAATGAAGGATCCGaacaaacatgaacaaaagagcAAAGGTCcagaattaatataaatttgacTTTCAAGAATATATTACACTGCAAAGCTGACAGAATGCAGATATCTAAGGCTCTCACTAAGAAAACTGCtctaaagaaaattacacacacatacacaaacacacacacacaagcgcaaaaccagttaaaaaaaaatattgagagcaTCCTACAATTCTCACAAGTTGATCCTTTATCCATAACTGGATCTCGGGTAAGAAATAGAACGGGTGATACCATGAACAAGGCTCCAACTATGTAGGTGTAGAGGATTTTACTGgcgacatttggaaaaaaaaattaaaatgaaatcggCCAATATTATATTCTTCTAAATACGACCCTAATATGATTACAGTTACTTTTTGTTTCACGTTTGAACGTGGTCTAAATGTGGCCGTAATAAAACTTTTCCATgaagtaattttaagaaaaaaataactttccatcgcaatcaaaaggaaatgttcttttatttttactttgccgCCCATTTATATTGCACTGCTTTCTACACTGAGCcacaaaaaaacttttcattcctttaactttaATTATAAATTCCTTTTTACACGCGGCCTAATGCTCTTCTGGGAACGCACTTTTGTCCAAAACtggtaaaatgaaggtacatttTGAAACAACGATTACGTTTGGAGGTTTTTTTAACATctgtaaaaaaatcatatgatgaATTTTGGAGAAGATATagaatgtgtttgtgtacatttataGAATGATAAATATACGTACATCTACACATATaagtatacgtacatatatcatacatgcttaaatgtgtatgtgtatatatccacacatatatcatacacacacacacacacacacacacacacatatatatatatatatatatatatatatatatatatatatatatatatatatatatatatatatatatatatatatatatatatatatatatatatatatatatatatatatatatatactatatatatacatatatatatatacacacacacacatatatatatatactatatatatacatatatatatatatatactatatatatacatatatatatacatatatatatatatatatatatatatatatatatatatatatatatatatatatatatatatatatatatatatatatatatatatatatatatatatatatatatatatacgtacaggacaagaaaaaatcttcattttgactCTCATAAATACCCAGAACGGTCTTTCGAGATGAGCAGTCAGTGATAAGGAAGTGAAGagaataaatatatgcacactcCACAAACTTTTAGCTAGATACTTTATCTTCCCTCACCCCTCCACTGATAGAAAGTTTCCTACTTACCCTGTAACAAAGGAAAACCAAATATTAATACAGCACATTAATATGACCAGTTGCCTGGTAGTAAaagcattattttaaaaatatttttcccacgTACAGCAATGAACGATCGATCACCCTCAGTTTCATATAGTTTTCTGTTCCCTCGTAAAAAATTCTGGAGGATTATAACCTCTATGCGGAAAAATATCAACCAGACGAAATATAATGTAGTACTTTCGAGCAAATGATCTATTAGAATTGATGGTTAAATGATGCAGTACACATCTTCCCCAAACATACATTTGTTCGTATGCATATAAACCGCGCCCCCACCCACACACATTCCCAAAGGAACCACGTAAATAAGTCGTAGCTGCTATTTCTCTCGTCACTTCAACATAAACACAAATCCACTTCCGAGTCCATTCACAAACGAACGCACCCCTGGGTTCCAGCCTTCCCGGGAGAGGTCATTCTGGAATTTCCTCTCAGAGACAAATCAACGCACTCACTTCTTATGTAAACACTCCGCATAAAGGGTAAACTGAGgattcgtggagagagagagagagagagagagagagagagagagagagagagagagaggtactacaTAGGAATGGAGAGGCGCACCCGAAACGTGTGAGATCAAAGCAAAAAGATGGAAAAACGTGTAAGTTGGACGCAAAGAGATATTACCATGAACCGGAAAGATCTGTAACCTTGAAATTGCTgttaatgaaacagaaacaaaaaggaaGAGTAAGAATTAGGACCTGAaatcaaatgaattaatttcaatCTCGTTtgcaaaattcttctctctctctctctctgtggacaaATATTGATCATTTATTTACCCGATACAATGACAAAAGCAGATCAGCTTTAAAATACATACCTTTATTTATGGTACCATAATATGTCCCCATAAAATAATCCctgaaaaagtgtgaaaaaagtCGGTGCAGATTCTGTACTAGAAATTTTCTCTACTCTAAAGTTAATCAagcaaatgtatttcatattactttgTTGGGGGCAATAAACGAGAGAAAACTTGAACATATCTGTCTTTGTGAAATGTAGGCTACTACagcttctttatttctctttctatatctAAGGATTGATTCTGCCACACTTATTTCCGTACTTTACTAATATTTACTATGtatacatttctttccttttctttcaaccatttatttgttttagtggAGTTGCTCCTCAGGAATCATATCTAAGAAACTGATGATATTTCTCCTATTTTGCCATCAAATTCTTACACTTGGTTTATTTATAAAGAGGGTATTACTCCTAAGGCAGCCATTACTGCCATTTTAAGATTTCAAGTGATGTACCTTTCAGCTGTTTCTGTCAGCTACATAACAGATTTCATGATTTTAATCTAAGTGAATGTGACATGTGTTGGGATGCAGCATAATAGGGAAAATAGTTCTACAAATATCCTAATCTGAAAACAATTTGGAATGTAACTTTACTGGATAATATATTCGAAAAGCACattaacacgaaaaaaaaaataaacgcacCTACACGGGGATAAAATAGAACAACCTCGTCGGTAATATGAAGATGAATAACATTTCAATTATACAACTTAGAAAAAATACGCTACTCATGCAATTACGGTAGAGAAGAAAACGTTTCTAACCACAGAGTACTTTGAGACCAAAACGTAAATGAAGAAGAATGCACTCAGCGTTTTCATTGGAAAGAAGCTGTTGCCACCACAGTCAGAACAGGATCTTTTAGGGGCTACTTGAATGTCAGGTAGCAATTGCTCtcctggaattctctctctctgtctctctccgtATTCTACAGTATGAAACAATCACATTTCAAGAGATGTATACTGTGTTCGATTCCCGAGAGAAAAAGGAACTACAGCATGTGGACATGTTCCATCCAGATTTTTTCTCCCCTTCGAAGGTCAGGTGCCAAAGGTCTTTTCTTTCCTCAACGTCATGGATGAATATGACAAAGATTTCATCGCCATTGTAGGGTCGAGCTACACATGACTCGTCCCCTTCAAGCAGTACGGTTGAGATCACGAATTGTTCAGGTTATTGATAAGGACGTTCCTTTGGGCGATAACACGTCAGGAAGATTTAGGAAGAGGAATGTATATCCCTGAACTCTTTTaggaatttttagatttttttattttttacattatttttagtgTTACAAATAACACCGAGGAATTCGTCCCTCGGTGCACTGCAGAGGTCTAAGAATAAGGGCTGATTATCGCTTGTCCTTCCATGTTCATTTGGCGAGTTTTACAGTCAACACAACAGCAAAAATACTATTATCTTCTTTTTCCGGTACCTACAGAAACAGAAAGCGCAACCGACATTTGTCTTTGGAGAAGAGGCTCATCCTTCATTTCGATGGCAATTTCTCCAATCAGGGATCCACAACCCTTTACCAAGTCCACCTGGGTAgagttatatattcataaacaacacatatatgtatatatatgtatatatatatatacatacagacatatacatatatatatatatatatatatatatatatatatatatatatatatatatatatatatatatatatatatatacatatgtaattctaatagccacaatgctaatagccacaatgccctcttaacttctcgaattcttcgcgcttttttggatatgctcttaactacgaagccgtgacatccaaacacaagaaattgaagagacttgtgatttgccggtcgcaggagacgaacccgggtcaccttaaccacaaggaggtctgTCACGGCTTcctagttacaagcatatccaaaaaaagcgcgaagaattgtggcgagaagttaagaggcattgtaactattagaattatatatgtgtctggtaaaagtgaccagtagattctacatatatatatacatatatatatatatattattattaagaatttattCCTCCCTCATCTGCCAGCCAGtgattaatttattcagggaatcattttcacctttcatttgactctAGGGCCAAGAACACATGGCGGGCGAGGTAGAACCAAACGAATTTTGAACTAGGGAAAAACAGTTAGCGCCTGTTTTCACTCATGTAGGGATAGCCTCCCACCCCAGCTGAGATTAGGGAGGCCTGACGCACCCCAAGGCCATGCTCCTTTAGTAGGCCTTACCTGGGGATAAGGTCTGGCGttcctttctatctttcttatttttctctctctctctctctctctcgcaaattttGTCTTCTAGTTTCtccaatctgtatatatatacatatgtgtgtgtgtgtgtgtttgtgtacatacaagtatatatattggGAGTTTTGGCAGTAATGTcagttttcttactgttattttctttttctatcgtcTTTATGTCTATATGACATTTCATTGAATAAGGATAAGGATAAAGTAAATTtctttgatgatgattttatgtTTACTACGAATATGTAGCATAtacctattattttattatgataagtattattcagtaaatacagataaaaataattatagacaaattttgaatacaaaatatgatatatacactggACATTAATAATTCATGAAACTGCTGCTATTTTTGTCAAAAGTTTCTCAATattgaataataatggtaactatGAAGTTATGCTATATTGGCAGAGAATTATCTCGAAAATATCATTTACTTAAAGTTTGTAATTTGCGTTTTTTACCATCATTTGCATTGcatttattgattaaaattaaGTCACTGACAATAATTATTTAGCAGGGAGTTGGTGGAGGCCCAAATGATCATCtgctgaattttatttaatgaatgtcCATTGCAACAGTAATCCATGGGGAAACCAACTCTATTTGCTTCAAGAATACTATTAGTGGTGTTCAGTGTAAACATTCTTTGGTTTTTTGCTTTTCTGAATTGGTCATTTTgtgttaatttgttaataatgATGTAGTTATACTGCACAATATTAACAGTTATAACATCAGGAGAGCAAAGAGATCCTCTACTTATGCCATGAAGGTAATCATAACTGGCTGGTGGCTCATTACCATAATCATTGCGcgatattatttcatagcaagatgtgcatttcattttcttattgattgTAGGACAACAATATCCAGCTAAATAAACTATAACAGGAAGTATGTCTTTACACTTATCAAAATCATGATtggttacatttatatttacttcatAATGTTCAGGGCTGTCAGGTGGTattgttatttctcttaaaactagAATTCTAAAATGATGGTGTTATTCTAAGCAATAGATGGCGTGGATATCTTTAGCAAACATCTTACCAATAGATGGCGCTGGTTGTGGATGTCATTCAGGAATCCTTGGTTTAGGTTGTTTACCTGGGTTTATTGTATAAAGTCATAAGCCACTACCTTAGGAACTACACAACCTTTCACATGGTAAGAAATTATCTCTTATACTATTTATACTATGGTGCAAAGTGTTTGCTATTATTCATTATACTAGTGTTATTTACTGCTGTGCTATTATAATTGTTGCCTTTTTAAGATGTTATTATGGTGTTACTTATATTTTGCAGACACCTAATCTGCGGCAATGATTGACATATGATACCTAATCTGCGGCAGTGATTGACCTATGATACCTAATCTATGGCAGTGAATTGGCCTATGATACTTGGCACATGGCAGTGAACTGGCCTATGAGACAAACTACAATAGCGACCCAGGCTATGGCTATGTTTGATGTGGCAGGACCGTGCATGGGGCATGTGACTACCAGCCTGGATTTTTTACTGACGCACTGAAGACTTTGTTAATAGACACACGAATCCGGTTCTTCCTCTTGTATCAACGTAGCCATAATCAAGAGTTGCATTGCTGATTGGTGTACTAAAACAACCATTATCGCTGATATGGAACCATGTTACCTATTTTCAatccttattgttattatgcaCATGATTAGCCATCTTGGTCAtccattgtattttgttattttcacttaattttcagtttctatatgtaaatatttaaattcatttaagttcattcttcttagtatttgtcaattaatgttaatgaatttatttttgtaatcatcttattattttctagtaattATAGAGGTGTAGGTACCAAGCGCCTATTACCTTCCAtcttaatttaccatcaaaagcttGACAagtggcgcagtgagtaggatcttattgtaaaattactagaATATTATGTAACTTAAGTATGTGTTATACCTTTGCAGTTACCAACTTCAATTTGGATTGTACTACCTGTGAAAGTTGATGAGTTTACAAGGTTTGTGGCTTTCTCTTGAAAATGGTTGCTGGATTTCAAGGTAAGGTTCGTTTGTGCTTTGTCATTTAGATTGTCATGTGAAAGTGCTTCGTGGTGAAGTGGATTAACAACTCGTTGTGGTGCAATATCTTATTGTTTTGAGTTTTGTGTAGTCTTGGTGAAGTTCTAGGAAAAGGTCGAGGTCAGGAAGTGAATTAGAAACTGTATCGTTACCTATTAATTTTAGCTGAGCCaattttgatgattgtagggttaGTTAGGGGTAAAGTTAGTTTAATGTTCCGTTTCGTTCTGATTGTTTACTCTTCCTTGAAAATTCCTATTTATTCAATTTCCTTATGCTAGTTATTTGCATGGAAATTTGTCATTGAAGGAGTTATGCCCATAATACACTGGTAATCGCTGATTATACTAGGTGGTTAGTTGAGTTCAGGattagccataatttttgaattcGTATTGTTGTATGTTATTTGTATACTTATCTATTATCATGAGTGTCAATGAGTTGATGGATAAGGCTATTAAGCTTGGTATGAGTGCTACTGAAGCTGAAGAATTTATTGCTAAGCAACAAGCTAGGGAAGATAGATTAATGGAGAGACAGGAGAAAAGATTGCAGATGGAGTTGGCAGAAAAGGAGAATTTTGAAGTTAGAGTTAGCAGAGAAGGATAAGGAAAGGGTCTTTAAATTAGAATGTCTTAAAAGGGagcaagaggaaaaggaggaaatcaGAAAACATGAGCTCGCTAAGGCAGCATTAAGAAGTAGTGGTGCATCCAGTGGTATAAGTGGTGATATAAAAACTTTACCCAAAATTCTcccttttgatgaaaaaatagatgaaattgtTTACATGGACAGATTTGAGAAGTTAGCTGTATTTCATCAGTGGGATTCGGCAGACTATGGTATACTATTAGGTACATTATTAAGAGGGCGCGCTTTGAAGGTTTATTGTGGACTTGACCCTGCTATTGCAAGTAACTATGATGAGCTAAAGTTAGCATTATTGAAGGCGTTTCAGGTTAATCCTCAGGTTTATCGAAAGAAATTTCGAGAGGGCTATGTTGAGTCAAATGAAAGTTTTGTGCAGTATTCGCATAGGTTAAGACAGAATTTTGATAAGTGGTTACAAttagtaaatgtaaataagtcATATGAGGATGTTTGCGATTTTATGGTTATGGATCAATTATTGGCTAATTGTTCTAAGGATTTgagaacatttcttttagaaagAGTATGTAAGAATTCACATGAGATGGCATTGGCCGCTGATAGATATTTGATAGCTCACGGAGTTAGTAAATGTAGAAATGCCAAATTTAGGAGTTCTGATAAAGGTTCCAAGTTAGGAAATCAGAATAAATCTGATAAAGTGACCGATTCCCTTAAAACGGTTCGATGTCACCTGTGTAAAGAAACGGGGCATATTAAGCCAAACTGTCCTAATAACCCAGTTAATTTTGCCCAATCTAAATCTACTGATAAAAAGGTTCCTAAGATAAGTATTGCTCTTGCTTGTGAAGAAAAACCCAAGAATGCAATTGTAGATAAGAATGGAATTGTTTTTGGCAAATCTGTAGAGGTTCTATTTGATACAGGTTGCAATACGGTAGTTATAAGTGAGACTTTGGTTCCAAAACGTTATCTCAGTAAGGTTAAAATTGTTAAAGTGTATAATTTCGTTGGTGTCCCAATACATTTATCacaaattaaatgtttcattaaaagtaaattcttttctGGTAGAGTAGATGCTATAATCGCCCCAATTAAATGCGCTGAGGTCATTGTTGGATTGATTCCTGGTTTAAATCATCACATGAAAGAAGGAATAGAATTGTTGGATAAAGTGCCAAGCCAATTAATGTAAATGAGTTAAATGTTAATGTGATTACGAGAGGACAGAATCTTAAATCTACCACTTTAAAACCATTATCTGATGTCCTGACAGAAGTTAAAGTAGATCCTATAGACTTTAATAATCAACAGTGGACATGTGATTCTCTGAAAACAATTaggaaaaacttgaaagatgAGGATGAGATAGTTTGTAGAGGTAGAACTATTAAGTACATAGCAGTTAACAATGTAATTTATCGTAAGTGCATTAAAAGTACAAATCAGTTAGATCTGGGTGAGATGCAAATTATTGTTCCACTTAAGTATAGAGAGATAGTTATGCAACTTGCTCATGAATCTC
The genomic region above belongs to Macrobrachium rosenbergii isolate ZJJX-2024 unplaced genomic scaffold, ASM4041242v1 13913, whole genome shotgun sequence and contains:
- the LOC136838069 gene encoding uncharacterized protein, producing the protein MSVNELMDKAIKLECLKREQEEKEEIRKHELAKAALRSSGASSGISGDIKTLPKILPFDEKIDEIVYMDRFEKLAVFHQWDSADYGILLGTLLRGRALKVYCGLDPAIASNYDELKLALLKAFQVNPQVYRKKFREGYVESNESFVQYSHRLRQNFDKWLQLVNVNKSYEDVCDFMVMDQLLANCSKDLRTFLLERVCKNSHEMALAADRYLIAHGVSKCRNAKFRSSDKGSKLGNQNKSDKVTDSLKTVRCHLCKETGHIKPNCPNNPVNFAQSKSTDKKVPKISIALACEEKPKNAIVDKNGIVFGKSVEVLFDTGCNTVVISETLVPKRYLSKVKIVKVYNFVGVPIHLSQIKCFIKSKFFSGRVDAIIAPIKCAEVIVGLIPGLNHHMKEGIELLDKVPSQLM